Proteins from a genomic interval of Ferrovibrio terrae:
- a CDS encoding ABC transporter permease, protein MAAAEPDTPQDKPKGPYLRWLMILAIHVAAIILWELAVRATKLPAFILPAPSAIFATLAKTNYAWASNTWVTAQEIYGGYLLSVIAGVALALMFTWSRLLTLLMFPLFITLNMIPKVALGPLIIVWFSYGIGTNILITLSLCFFPILLTTVRGLKEVEPDLLDLVKSLKGSQWQTFIYIQLPGSLPYLFSGMKVAAILAVAGAVVGEFISSDKGLGYLMIQVQAALDTPAMFMAVILITLLGIALYLLVLLLEHLLVRKDARISS, encoded by the coding sequence ATGGCCGCAGCCGAACCGGACACGCCGCAGGACAAGCCGAAAGGTCCTTACCTGCGCTGGCTGATGATCCTGGCGATCCATGTCGCCGCCATCATCCTGTGGGAACTCGCGGTTCGCGCCACCAAGCTGCCGGCCTTCATCCTGCCGGCGCCGAGCGCCATCTTCGCCACGCTGGCCAAGACCAACTACGCATGGGCGAGCAACACCTGGGTGACGGCGCAGGAAATCTACGGCGGCTATCTGCTGTCGGTGATCGCCGGCGTGGCGCTGGCGCTGATGTTCACCTGGTCGCGACTGCTGACGCTGCTGATGTTCCCGCTATTCATCACGCTGAACATGATCCCGAAGGTCGCGCTGGGTCCGCTGATCATCGTCTGGTTCTCGTATGGCATTGGCACCAACATCCTGATCACCCTGTCGCTGTGCTTCTTCCCGATCCTGCTCACCACTGTACGCGGCCTGAAGGAAGTCGAGCCCGACCTGCTCGATCTGGTGAAATCGCTGAAGGGCTCGCAGTGGCAGACCTTCATCTACATCCAGCTTCCAGGATCGTTGCCGTATCTGTTCTCCGGCATGAAGGTGGCGGCCATTCTGGCTGTTGCAGGCGCCGTGGTCGGTGAGTTCATCTCGTCCGACAAGGGGCTTGGCTACCTGATGATCCAGGTGCAGGCCGCGCTCGATACGCCGGCCATGTTCATGGCCGTCATTCTCATTACCCTGCTCGGCATCGCGCTGTATCTGCTGGTGCTGCTGCTGGAACATCTGCTGGTTCGCAAGGATGCGAGGATTTCGTCATGA
- a CDS encoding MFS transporter, producing MTDFAIPAGSPSSIPNRDIKVMALISVAHGCSHFFQLVLPPLFPFLKNDFAVSYTELGLVMTLFYVTSGVLQTPAGFLVDRIGARNVLIGGLALFCTAILLYGLVPSYWMLLPVAVLAGAGNSVFHPADFSILNASVDQKRLGRAYGTHTLGGNLGWGLAPVLMAGGAAMLGWRAAPIIAALVGYAILAALLLNRDLLKEDAGAARRAATKAGEKTEALGPLLSLPVVMCFGYFLLLSFALIGTQNFLPATLAALYATPFALATTALTGFLLGASAGVMVGGWVADKGVKLEAIVISGLLGAAALILLIANLDLPAGALVAAITAAGFLQGFTTPSRDLIVRGAAPKGASGRVFGFVYSGLDAGSAIAPLVIGLLLDHGRADYVLWFVALMLALTTLTAVAIRQSSTKKTTAVAAE from the coding sequence ATGACCGACTTCGCCATTCCCGCCGGCAGCCCCTCCTCCATTCCCAATCGCGACATCAAGGTGATGGCGCTCATCAGCGTCGCGCATGGCTGCAGCCATTTCTTCCAACTGGTGCTGCCGCCGCTGTTCCCCTTCCTGAAAAACGACTTCGCAGTCAGCTACACCGAACTTGGCCTGGTAATGACGCTGTTCTACGTCACCTCCGGCGTGCTGCAGACCCCGGCCGGTTTCCTGGTCGACCGTATCGGCGCGCGCAATGTGCTGATTGGCGGCCTCGCCCTCTTCTGCACTGCGATCCTGCTCTATGGTCTGGTGCCGAGCTACTGGATGCTGCTGCCCGTCGCTGTTCTCGCTGGCGCAGGCAACAGCGTGTTCCATCCTGCCGATTTCTCGATCCTCAATGCCTCGGTCGACCAGAAGCGGCTCGGCCGCGCCTATGGCACACATACGCTGGGCGGCAATCTCGGCTGGGGCCTCGCGCCGGTGCTGATGGCCGGCGGCGCAGCGATGCTCGGCTGGCGCGCCGCCCCCATCATCGCAGCGCTGGTCGGTTACGCCATTCTTGCTGCCTTGCTGCTAAACCGCGACCTGTTGAAGGAAGATGCCGGCGCCGCGCGGCGCGCAGCCACCAAGGCCGGTGAGAAAACCGAGGCGCTTGGGCCCCTGCTCAGCCTGCCGGTGGTGATGTGCTTCGGTTATTTCCTGCTGCTGTCATTCGCGCTGATTGGCACACAGAATTTCCTGCCGGCGACGCTCGCGGCGCTCTATGCCACGCCGTTCGCACTGGCGACCACGGCGCTGACCGGTTTCCTGCTTGGCGCGTCCGCCGGCGTGATGGTCGGCGGCTGGGTCGCGGACAAGGGCGTGAAGCTGGAAGCCATCGTGATCTCCGGCCTGCTCGGCGCGGCAGCGCTGATCCTGTTGATTGCCAATCTCGACCTGCCCGCTGGCGCGCTGGTGGCAGCCATTACCGCGGCCGGCTTCCTGCAGGGCTTCACCACGCCGTCGCGCGACCTGATCGTGCGCGGCGCTGCGCCCAAGGGTGCCTCGGGCCGCGTCTTCGGCTTCGTCTATTCCGGCCTCGATGCCGGTTCGGCGATCGCGCCGCTGGTGATCGGCTTGCTGCTCGATCATGGCCGTGCTGACTACGTGCTGTGGTTCGTGGCCTTAATGCTCGCGCTCACCACGCTGACAGCAGTCGCGATCCGGCAATCCTCCACGAAGAAGACGACTGCCGTCGCGGCGGAGTAA
- a CDS encoding OmpA family protein — protein sequence MMVNIRLWVMVFALVIAIATSLVFVADCSAADSSIRSNSPYQRPVLRKQYPTMARGVERIQFEAGESLLTPAAINILDRQVASIRAQPKAPVTIYGFADAEEGEAQVVERLARRRAETVRDYLLAKSLNLYRLKLETILPSAGYAPPLASGWPRPTRYTLTQLSPWDE from the coding sequence ATGATGGTGAATATCCGGCTTTGGGTCATGGTCTTCGCGCTGGTAATTGCAATCGCTACCAGCCTTGTCTTCGTCGCCGATTGCTCAGCGGCAGACAGCAGCATCCGCAGCAACAGTCCCTATCAACGCCCTGTCTTGCGCAAGCAGTATCCGACAATGGCCCGGGGGGTCGAACGCATCCAGTTCGAAGCAGGCGAAAGTCTGCTGACGCCGGCCGCGATCAACATTCTGGATCGACAGGTGGCTAGTATCCGCGCGCAGCCCAAAGCGCCCGTAACAATCTACGGCTTCGCCGATGCTGAGGAAGGGGAAGCGCAGGTCGTCGAACGCCTGGCGCGCCGCAGGGCTGAAACAGTGCGCGATTACCTCTTGGCAAAGAGCCTGAATCTCTACCGGCTGAAGTTGGAGACCATTCTGCCATCGGCCGGTTACGCCCCGCCATTGGCAAGCGGCTGGCCGCGACCAACCCGATATACACTCACGCAACTGTCGCCCTGGGACGAGTAA
- a CDS encoding valine--tRNA ligase: MLDKSFSPQDVEARLYKAWEEGGAFKVGVKSGKPYTIALPPPNVTGSLHMGHALNHTLQDILIRYHRMRGFDALWQAGTDHAGIATQMVVERQLAEKQMNRHEMGRDKFVERVWEWKAESGGMITSQQRRLGESCDWSRERFTMDEGLSEAVLKVFVELYRQGLIYKDQRLVNWDPKLLTAISDLEVEQHEVKSHLWYFRYPVEGMENTFITVATTRPETMLGDTGIAVHPDDERYKHLIGKHAVLPLVGRRILIVADEYSDPEKGSGAVKMTPAHDFNDFEVGKRHKLEMINIFDKHAKLNENVPEKYRGMERFAARKQIVADLEELGLVEKIEPNTHMVPHGDRSQVVIEPWLTEQWYVNAEVLARPAIEAVEKGDIQFVPKSWEKTYFEWMRNIQPWCISRQLWWGHQIPAWYGPDGKVFVAHDEAEAQAEATTHYGKATELKRDEDVLDTWFSSALWPFSTLGWPEQTPVLKSHYPTDVLVTGFDIIFFWVARMIMMGLHFTKKAPFHTVYIHALVRDEKGQKMSKTKGNVMDPLDVIGKYGADALRFALTIFAAQGRDVKMSEQRVEGYRNFATKLWNAARFAEMNGCALPADFKPEAVQNTVNKWAIGEVGKAAREVETALAAYKFNEAAGALYHFTWGTFCDWYLELIKPALMGEDAALKAETQATCAYVLRQLIHLLHPFIPFVTEELWDKLYGAPEGFLMLRDWPKDGERGEDKAASAEIDWLIRLIDGVRAARAALNVPAGAKIAMIANGGNAETAARLARHADPIKRLARIETLSENQPAPQGSARIVVDEATFVLPLAEVIDIAKEKQRLGKEREKALAEIAKIDAKLGDQTFMSRAPQAVVDEQHERRATQSSLAEKLADALQQLG; the protein is encoded by the coding sequence ATGCTGGACAAGAGTTTTTCCCCCCAGGACGTCGAAGCCCGCCTGTACAAGGCCTGGGAAGAGGGCGGCGCGTTCAAGGTCGGCGTGAAGTCGGGCAAGCCCTATACCATCGCCCTGCCGCCGCCGAACGTGACCGGCAGCCTGCATATGGGCCATGCGCTCAATCACACGCTTCAGGATATCCTGATCCGCTATCACCGCATGCGCGGCTTCGACGCGCTGTGGCAGGCGGGCACCGACCATGCCGGCATCGCCACCCAGATGGTGGTGGAGCGCCAGCTGGCCGAAAAACAGATGAACCGCCACGAGATGGGGCGCGACAAGTTCGTCGAGCGCGTCTGGGAGTGGAAGGCGGAATCCGGCGGCATGATCACCAGCCAGCAGCGCCGCCTGGGCGAAAGCTGCGACTGGAGCCGTGAACGCTTCACCATGGACGAGGGCCTGTCCGAGGCCGTGCTCAAGGTCTTCGTCGAACTCTATCGCCAGGGCCTGATCTACAAGGATCAGCGGCTGGTGAACTGGGACCCCAAACTGCTGACCGCGATTTCTGATCTAGAGGTCGAACAGCATGAAGTGAAATCTCACCTCTGGTACTTCCGTTATCCTGTTGAAGGTATGGAAAATACTTTCATTACGGTGGCCACGACGCGACCCGAGACAATGCTGGGCGACACCGGAATCGCCGTGCATCCGGATGACGAGCGCTACAAGCACCTGATCGGCAAGCACGCCGTCCTGCCGCTGGTCGGTCGCCGCATTCTCATCGTGGCCGATGAGTATTCCGATCCCGAGAAGGGCTCGGGCGCGGTGAAGATGACGCCTGCGCATGACTTCAACGACTTCGAGGTCGGCAAGCGTCACAAGCTCGAGATGATCAACATCTTCGACAAACATGCGAAGCTGAACGAGAACGTGCCCGAGAAATACCGTGGCATGGAGCGCTTCGCCGCCCGCAAGCAGATCGTCGCCGATCTGGAAGAACTGGGCCTGGTCGAGAAGATCGAGCCCAACACCCATATGGTGCCGCATGGCGACCGCTCGCAGGTGGTGATCGAGCCCTGGCTGACCGAGCAGTGGTATGTGAATGCCGAGGTGCTCGCCCGTCCGGCCATCGAGGCGGTAGAGAAGGGCGACATCCAGTTCGTGCCCAAGAGCTGGGAAAAGACCTACTTCGAATGGATGCGCAACATCCAGCCCTGGTGCATCTCGCGCCAGCTGTGGTGGGGCCACCAGATTCCGGCCTGGTATGGCCCCGACGGCAAGGTTTTCGTCGCTCATGACGAGGCCGAGGCGCAGGCCGAAGCGACGACGCATTACGGCAAGGCCACCGAGCTGAAGCGCGACGAAGACGTGCTGGACACCTGGTTCTCGTCGGCGCTATGGCCGTTCTCGACACTCGGCTGGCCGGAACAGACGCCAGTGCTGAAGTCGCATTACCCGACCGACGTCCTGGTCACCGGCTTCGACATCATCTTCTTCTGGGTCGCCCGCATGATCATGATGGGGCTGCACTTCACGAAGAAGGCGCCGTTCCACACGGTCTACATCCATGCCCTGGTCCGTGACGAGAAGGGCCAGAAGATGTCCAAGACCAAGGGCAACGTGATGGACCCTCTGGATGTGATCGGTAAATACGGCGCCGATGCACTGCGGTTTGCGCTGACCATCTTCGCCGCGCAGGGCCGCGACGTGAAGATGTCGGAACAGCGCGTGGAAGGTTACCGCAACTTCGCTACCAAGCTGTGGAATGCCGCGCGCTTTGCCGAAATGAACGGCTGCGCGCTTCCGGCTGATTTCAAGCCGGAAGCCGTGCAGAACACTGTCAACAAGTGGGCGATCGGCGAAGTGGGCAAGGCGGCCCGCGAGGTCGAGACGGCGCTTGCGGCCTACAAGTTCAACGAGGCCGCCGGCGCGCTCTATCATTTCACCTGGGGCACCTTCTGCGACTGGTATCTGGAGCTGATCAAGCCGGCGCTGATGGGCGAGGATGCCGCGCTCAAAGCCGAGACGCAGGCGACATGTGCCTATGTGCTGCGCCAGCTGATCCACCTGCTGCATCCCTTCATACCCTTCGTCACGGAAGAGCTGTGGGACAAGCTGTACGGCGCCCCTGAAGGCTTCCTGATGCTGCGCGACTGGCCGAAGGACGGCGAGCGCGGCGAGGATAAGGCGGCGTCTGCCGAGATCGACTGGCTGATCCGCCTGATCGACGGCGTGCGCGCGGCCCGCGCGGCCCTGAATGTGCCGGCCGGTGCCAAGATCGCCATGATCGCCAATGGCGGCAATGCCGAGACGGCGGCGCGTCTTGCCCGCCATGCCGATCCGATCAAACGTCTGGCGCGCATCGAGACGCTGAGCGAGAACCAGCCGGCGCCGCAGGGTTCGGCGCGCATCGTGGTGGACGAAGCCACCTTCGTGCTGCCGCTGGCCGAGGTGATCGACATTGCCAAGGAAAAGCAGCGTCTGGGCAAGGAACGCGAGAAGGCACTGGCGGAGATCGCCAAGATCGACGCCAAGCTGGGCGACCAGACCTTCATGTCGCGCGCGCCGCAGGCGGTGGTTGACGAGCAGCATGAGCGCCGCGCCACCCAGTCGTCGCTGGCTGAGAAGCTGGCCGACGCGCTGCAGCAGCTGGGTTGA
- a CDS encoding TolC family outer membrane protein produces the protein MSFTKTILATAVAVSCIMLTQPASAQSLTDVFSAAYNNNPTLLAARAALRATDEGVPQAKSGWRPTVSVSGERGWQDVEYTPESASAQSGSMNPNTLQLTVSQPLYRGGRTEAATDSAEALILAGRQDLASTERRVLLDAVTAYMDVVQNQAVLDLTRNNEEVLRRQLEAVRERFRVGEITRTDVAQSESRQARATADRISAEGVLVSSRAVLARVIGEMPRTLSAPPPLPQLPKSEEEALAISYDENPDLQGARFREVAAKNDVRVASGALLPSVSLNASASKADENTRNNFRQDTQRVGLVVTVPLYEGGAVYSQTRQRKQTHNQRRIQVEEQRRSVRQSVVQSWENLGTARSNITARVSQVQASRIALEGVQQEAEVGSRTTLDVLDQEQEYLDARVAEVRARRDEYVAGFALLSAVGRLNARGLSLPVEYYDPTENYERVRDKWFGTDGGLNVE, from the coding sequence ATGAGCTTCACGAAAACCATCTTGGCCACGGCGGTTGCCGTGAGCTGCATCATGTTGACGCAGCCCGCCAGTGCGCAGTCGCTGACCGATGTGTTCAGCGCGGCCTACAACAACAACCCCACGCTGCTCGCCGCCCGAGCGGCCCTGCGCGCCACCGACGAAGGTGTGCCGCAGGCGAAGTCGGGCTGGCGTCCGACCGTCAGCGTCAGCGGTGAACGCGGCTGGCAGGATGTCGAGTACACGCCGGAATCGGCGAGCGCACAAAGCGGCTCGATGAATCCGAACACGCTGCAGCTGACCGTGTCCCAGCCGCTGTATCGCGGCGGCCGCACCGAAGCCGCAACCGACTCTGCCGAGGCGCTGATCCTCGCTGGCCGCCAGGATCTGGCCAGCACCGAACGCCGCGTGCTGCTCGATGCCGTCACCGCCTACATGGACGTTGTGCAGAACCAGGCCGTGCTGGACCTGACCCGCAACAACGAGGAAGTGCTGCGCCGCCAGCTCGAGGCCGTGCGTGAACGCTTCCGCGTCGGCGAAATCACCCGTACCGACGTGGCGCAGTCTGAATCACGCCAGGCGCGTGCGACCGCTGATCGCATTTCGGCGGAAGGCGTGCTGGTGTCTTCGCGTGCCGTGCTGGCCCGCGTGATCGGTGAGATGCCGCGCACGCTTTCAGCACCGCCGCCGCTGCCGCAGTTGCCGAAGAGCGAGGAGGAAGCACTCGCGATTTCCTATGACGAGAACCCGGATCTGCAGGGCGCGCGTTTCCGCGAAGTTGCCGCCAAGAACGATGTGCGCGTTGCATCCGGTGCGCTGCTGCCATCGGTGTCGCTGAACGCATCTGCTTCAAAGGCGGATGAAAACACCCGCAACAACTTCCGGCAGGACACCCAGAGGGTTGGTCTTGTGGTGACGGTGCCACTGTATGAAGGTGGCGCGGTGTACAGCCAGACGCGCCAGCGCAAACAGACGCACAACCAGCGTCGCATCCAGGTGGAAGAGCAGCGTCGCAGCGTGCGCCAGTCGGTCGTGCAGTCCTGGGAAAATCTTGGTACCGCGCGGTCCAACATCACGGCGCGTGTCAGCCAGGTGCAGGCGTCGCGCATCGCGCTTGAGGGCGTGCAGCAGGAAGCCGAAGTCGGTTCGCGCACCACGCTGGATGTGCTGGACCAGGAGCAGGAGTATCTTGACGCCCGCGTGGCCGAAGTGCGTGCTCGCCGCGATGAGTATGTCGCTGGCTTCGCGCTGCTGTCGGCGGTTGGCCGGCTCAATGCCCGTGGCCTCAGCCTGCCGGTCGAATATTATGATCCGACCGAAAATTACGAGCGCGTACGCGACAAGTGGTTTGGCACCGACGGCGGTCTGAACGTCGAGTAA
- a CDS encoding rhodanese-like domain-containing protein → MTDAPLEIGVAELDSWRKSGKDVAVLDVREDWEVGTVSLPGTLNIPMQQVPLRVTELPRDKPLVVMCHHGGRSRQVTGWLRQNGFTQATNLAGGIHAWAEQIEPGMATY, encoded by the coding sequence ATGACCGACGCACCCCTGGAAATCGGCGTTGCCGAACTCGACTCCTGGCGCAAGAGCGGCAAGGACGTTGCGGTTCTGGATGTGCGCGAGGATTGGGAAGTGGGGACGGTATCGCTGCCGGGCACGCTGAATATTCCGATGCAGCAGGTGCCGCTGCGGGTTACCGAATTGCCACGTGACAAGCCGTTGGTGGTGATGTGCCATCACGGCGGTCGCAGCCGCCAGGTGACCGGCTGGTTGCGACAGAACGGCTTTACGCAGGCGACCAACCTTGCCGGCGGAATTCATGCCTGGGCCGAACAGATCGAACCTGGCATGGCGACATACTGA
- a CDS encoding TetR/AcrR family transcriptional regulator: protein MSMAGPAADRAASREMGAREDGDGRRRDPVATKAALLRAAVAEFAGKGLAGARIDEIAQRAGVNKQLVYHYFGSKDDIYAAALETVYAEIRERERGLHLGDLPPEAAMERLIGFSFDYLAEHPEFLALLNDENRQEARHVRGSQRLEQMHSPLVSLIQETIERGAKEGVFRADLDPVQLYISIAGLSYFFFSNNRTLSAIFGRALDKPKAVAERRRHIIAFAMGALRPE, encoded by the coding sequence ATGAGTATGGCAGGCCCTGCTGCAGATCGAGCCGCCTCCCGCGAAATGGGGGCCCGCGAAGACGGCGACGGACGCCGCCGCGACCCCGTGGCGACGAAAGCCGCACTGTTGCGCGCGGCGGTGGCGGAATTCGCCGGCAAGGGCCTGGCCGGTGCTCGCATCGACGAGATTGCCCAGCGGGCCGGGGTCAACAAGCAACTCGTCTATCACTACTTCGGCAGCAAGGACGACATTTACGCGGCGGCGCTGGAGACGGTGTATGCCGAGATCCGCGAACGCGAGCGTGGCTTGCATCTGGGCGATCTGCCGCCCGAAGCGGCGATGGAGCGTCTGATCGGCTTTTCCTTCGACTATCTCGCCGAGCACCCGGAATTCCTCGCGCTGCTGAATGATGAGAACCGCCAGGAAGCCCGCCATGTGCGCGGTTCGCAGCGGCTCGAGCAGATGCATTCGCCGCTGGTCAGCCTGATTCAGGAAACCATCGAGCGCGGTGCGAAGGAGGGCGTGTTTCGCGCCGATCTAGATCCGGTGCAGCTCTACATCTCGATTGCTGGCCTGTCGTATTTCTTCTTCTCGAACAACCGCACGCTGTCGGCCATTTTCGGTCGCGCGCTCGACAAGCCCAAGGCCGTGGCCGAACGCCGCCGCCATATTATCGCTTTCGCGATGGGCGCTTTACGGCCCGAATAG
- a CDS encoding DUF2497 domain-containing protein gives MSDPKAGQNEPTMEEILASIRRIISEDGADQGAAAPAADPAPPPAPEPEPEPEPMMAMPEPEPEPEPEPEPEPYMPEPEPEPEPEFEPEYEPPPPPPPPPPRPRRAAAPPPPPPPQYGDDILELTDVVRDEAEGLVSQPTAARAAAHLGQLSGAIAGSRAMGLGNSQRTLEELVKELLRPMLKEWLDAHLATIVQRIVEREVARLTIQAEEEQDHL, from the coding sequence ATGAGCGACCCCAAGGCAGGCCAGAATGAACCGACCATGGAGGAAATCCTTGCCTCCATTCGCCGGATCATTTCCGAAGATGGCGCCGACCAGGGTGCAGCCGCGCCTGCAGCGGACCCTGCGCCGCCGCCAGCCCCCGAGCCGGAGCCTGAACCCGAGCCGATGATGGCAATGCCGGAACCGGAGCCTGAGCCGGAACCGGAGCCCGAACCTGAGCCGTATATGCCGGAACCGGAGCCCGAGCCGGAACCGGAATTCGAGCCGGAATACGAACCCCCGCCGCCACCTCCGCCGCCGCCGCCGCGACCCCGTCGCGCTGCTGCGCCGCCGCCGCCGCCGCCGCCGCAATACGGCGACGATATCCTCGAGCTCACCGATGTGGTGCGCGACGAAGCAGAGGGTCTGGTGTCGCAGCCCACGGCTGCCCGTGCGGCCGCCCATCTGGGTCAGTTGTCTGGCGCCATCGCCGGCAGCCGCGCCATGGGGCTGGGCAACAGCCAGCGCACCCTTGAGGAGCTGGTAAAGGAATTGCTGCGCCCGATGCTGAAGGAATGGCTGGACGCCCATCTGGCCACCATCGTTCAGCGTATCGTCGAGCGCGAAGTCGCCCGCCTGACCATCCAGGCGGAAGAAGAGCAGGACCACCTCTAG
- a CDS encoding nuclear transport factor 2 family protein: MSNAQINDILATVQVYLDGLFEGDTAKIRQSFHPASSLFAVAADGKLVNMPREEWCKMIEGRASPKASGMTREHERILSVDITGPNTALVKLNCAIAPRFFTDYLSLIKLDGRWVVINKTFVAETLTA, encoded by the coding sequence ATGAGCAACGCGCAGATCAACGACATTCTCGCCACCGTACAGGTCTATCTCGACGGTCTCTTCGAAGGCGACACCGCGAAGATCCGCCAGTCTTTCCATCCTGCCTCCAGCCTGTTCGCTGTGGCCGCCGACGGTAAGCTGGTGAACATGCCGCGTGAAGAATGGTGCAAGATGATCGAGGGACGCGCTTCACCCAAGGCCAGCGGCATGACGCGCGAGCATGAGCGGATTCTCTCGGTCGACATCACTGGGCCGAACACGGCGCTGGTCAAACTGAACTGCGCCATCGCGCCGCGCTTCTTCACGGATTATCTGAGCCTGATTAAGCTCGACGGCCGCTGGGTGGTGATCAACAAGACCTTTGTGGCCGAGACACTGACGGCTTAA
- a CDS encoding ABC transporter substrate-binding protein: protein MTSRRLLAIAVAAALLPAGGALAQAKDKVNLLLNWVPTADHSPYYYAKAQGWYEQAGLDVNIESGKGSGVSAQRVGAANTEFAIADMATALVAKSKGADVVAVMTVYANSPQGFYWLKSSGITGAKDFPGKKLGNPPGDASRVMWPAFAKQVGIATDSVTFVNITPQAKVASLKAKAIDITSDFYNEHDLKVREFGADLGFLAWRDIGLNLYGNSIIVNGEYLGKNKDKVAKFVSVSQKAFAACVADVSPCLKALMTGVSGLDEANQRDQWNRIKELMTDPATTGVALGAFDAKRMQNDYDMVKTYFGMEKDFDVTKVYSNDFLDKTVKMKK, encoded by the coding sequence ATGACATCACGTCGACTTCTTGCCATCGCGGTAGCGGCGGCCCTGCTGCCGGCCGGGGGCGCGCTCGCCCAGGCCAAGGACAAGGTTAACCTGCTGCTGAACTGGGTGCCGACCGCCGATCACTCCCCCTACTACTACGCCAAGGCGCAGGGCTGGTACGAGCAGGCTGGCCTGGATGTGAATATCGAAAGCGGCAAGGGGTCGGGCGTTTCGGCCCAGCGCGTGGGCGCGGCCAACACCGAATTTGCCATCGCCGACATGGCCACCGCGCTGGTCGCCAAGAGCAAGGGCGCCGATGTGGTGGCGGTGATGACCGTCTATGCCAACTCGCCGCAGGGCTTCTACTGGCTCAAGAGCTCCGGGATCACTGGGGCGAAGGACTTCCCCGGCAAGAAGCTGGGCAATCCGCCGGGCGACGCCTCGCGCGTGATGTGGCCGGCCTTTGCCAAGCAGGTCGGCATCGCCACCGACAGCGTGACCTTCGTCAACATCACGCCGCAGGCCAAGGTGGCGTCACTGAAGGCCAAGGCGATCGACATCACCAGCGATTTCTACAACGAACATGACCTGAAGGTACGCGAGTTCGGCGCCGATCTCGGCTTCCTGGCCTGGCGCGATATCGGCCTCAACCTTTATGGCAACTCGATCATCGTGAACGGCGAATACCTCGGCAAGAACAAGGATAAAGTCGCCAAGTTCGTGTCGGTCTCGCAGAAGGCCTTTGCCGCCTGCGTCGCCGATGTCAGCCCCTGCCTGAAGGCGCTGATGACCGGCGTCAGCGGTCTGGACGAAGCCAACCAGCGCGACCAGTGGAACCGCATCAAGGAACTGATGACCGACCCGGCCACCACCGGCGTCGCGCTCGGCGCCTTCGACGCCAAGCGCATGCAGAACGACTACGACATGGTGAAGACCTACTTCGGCATGGAGAAGGACTTCGACGTCACCAAGGTCTACAGCAACGACTTTCTCGACAAGACCGTGAAGATGAAGAAGTAA
- a CDS encoding cytidine deaminase: protein MTLPAADQELLDAATALIRQRYIVGRHHIAAALRTKSGKIITGLHLDTYVGRASVCAEAVAVGQAMAQIGPNDPITDIVSVRHPRPTEQNQDIQVVAPCGICREMLRDFAPDARVLLTDDTSGGLRAYAPSDLLPLKYHRKP from the coding sequence ATGACGCTGCCGGCCGCCGATCAGGAACTGCTGGATGCCGCCACGGCGCTGATCCGCCAGCGCTACATCGTCGGCCGGCATCACATCGCAGCGGCACTGCGCACGAAGTCTGGCAAGATCATCACCGGCCTGCATCTCGACACTTACGTGGGGCGCGCCTCGGTCTGCGCCGAAGCGGTAGCAGTCGGCCAGGCTATGGCGCAGATCGGACCGAATGATCCGATCACCGATATCGTCTCGGTGCGCCATCCGCGCCCCACCGAGCAGAACCAGGATATCCAGGTGGTGGCGCCCTGCGGCATCTGTCGCGAGATGCTGCGTGACTTCGCGCCCGATGCCCGCGTTCTGCTGACCGACGATACGTCTGGCGGCCTGCGCGCCTATGCGCCTTCCGACCTGCTGCCGCTGAAATACCACCGCAAGCCCTGA